A genomic region of Hippoglossus hippoglossus isolate fHipHip1 chromosome 8, fHipHip1.pri, whole genome shotgun sequence contains the following coding sequences:
- the ifi35 gene encoding interferon-induced 35 kDa protein homolog encodes MDCLSSDEEISFVMEQPTPSEETLEGIQTLITNYKITCDQLVQEQNDLAITISNSKKMTQDCRKRSIKLAKNLQEDKQSHQEQMDSEMVRQNMLSQEEFKLMKEIQDVEAALTEEEADYEHLREQTDVFTSVPDKMVVFKGKTADPGNVQMFDMTSRIVYPMQEGTALITFEEEEVAKRILSMKKHQVKLDDECRITMEAQPVQLMLPRLVEIHSEVCPQRILISNLPKMDIETLLSRLQIHFHKARNGGGEVEHCEFLPDSGTVVLTFLENHIAKGLTDLEFHDIELQKKKHTVRVTPFLNGNIVNLETKMMVCPRTVLLTGIPQVEHDSLQDLVEIHFQRSGNGGGELEAFLYNPLGQHTTALFESIAPKKGSSKL; translated from the exons ATGGACTGCCTGTCTTCAGATGAG GAAATCTCTTTTGTCATGGAGCAACCGACGCCATCTGAGGAAACTTTAGAGGGAATCCAGACCTTAATCACCAACTACAAG ATAACGTGTGATCAGCTGGTTCAGGAGCAGAATGATCTGGCCATCACCATTTCGAACAGTAAGAAGATGACTCAGGATTGCAGGAAGCGCTCCATCAAACTGGCCAAGAATCTGCAAGAGGACAAGCAATCCCACCAGGAGCAGATGGACAGTGAAATG GTCAGGCAAAATATGCTGAGTCAGGAGGAGTTCAAGCTCATGAAGGAGATCCAGGATGTCGAGGCTGCCCtgacggaggaggaggccgaTTATGAACACCTCAGAGAGCAGACTGAT GTGTTCACCAGTGTGCCAGATAAGATGGTCGTATTTAAAGGGAAGACGGCAGATCCAGGCAACGTGCAAATGTTTGACATGACATCGCGTATCGTGTATCCGATGCAGGAGGGAACGGCACTGATCACgtttgaggaggaagagg TGGCCAAGAGGATCCTGAGCATGAAGAAGCATCAGGTGAAGCTGGATGACGAGTGTCGCATCACCATGGAGGCTCAGCCCGTTCAGCTGATGCTGCCCAGGCTGGTGGAG atccACTCTGAAGTTTGTCCTCAACGTATATTAATCTCCAACCTGCCAAAAATGGACATAGAGACTCTGTTGAGCAGGCTGCAGATCCACTTCCACAAGGCTAGGAACGGAGGCGGAGAGGTGGAGCACTGTGAATTCCTGCCCGACTCTGGGACTGTGGTCCTCACGTTCCTGGAGAATCACA TTGCCAAAGGTTTGACAGATCTAGAGTTCCACGACATAGAGCTCCAAAAGAAGAAGCACACTGTGAGGGTGACTCCTTTTCTGAACGGAAACATTGTAAACCTAGAG ACCAAGATGATGGTGTGCCCGCGGACGGTGCTTCTGACAGGAATCCCCCAAGTGGAGCACGACAGCCTGCAAGATCTCGTGGAAATCCACTTCCAGAGAAGCGGCAATGGTGGAGGAGAACTCGAAGCCTTTCTCTACAACCCGCTGGGTCAGCACACCACGGCGCTGTTCGAGAGCATCGCCCCCAAAAAGGGCAGCAGTAAACTGTAG